The window AAACCACAATGCAGACGCTGATGGCGAAGCTTCGAAAAAACACGAGCGGATGCATCCTTGCCGCCTGCACGGTGCTGGCCGGCTTCACCGCATCGGCGCAGGAACAGGCAAGGCCCGGCTTCGAGAATGCACCCACCATCCCGCCCAACGCGGCCACGGTGGGTGAATGCGCGTCTTCGGCCGACGCACGGCTCGATTCGGCCTCCGAAACACCGGACGTCGCCATCGACGAGGCCGTGCTTTCGCAAGCTTTTCGTGAACTCGGCAGGGCTGCCGGTACGGCCGACCCGGCCTGCGTGCCCGCCCTGCGCGCTCGATTGCACGCGCTTCGCCGGCTCGGCGATCGGGCGGAACTGGCCGCATTCGACGAGGGGACCACGATCGCCGAGGCGCTGCGCCAACAGGCGCCGCAACTCGAACTGAAGGCCGGCGACGTGCTGCTGCTGCGCAGCCCACAGGTGGTGTCGGCGGCCGTAGGCCAGATCGGCCTGTCCGGCAGCGATTTCTCGCATGCGGCGATCATCGGTCTCGCACCGGTATGGCGCACGCTCGACGTGGTCGAGGCGCTGGCCGGCGACGGTGTGCGCGCCGAAGCACTGGAGGAATGGCTGGACAAGCCATTCGTGCGTTTCGCAGTACTGCGACATCGCGTCCCCGAGATTGCGCAGCAGGCCGCCGTCGCCGCCTACACCGACGCCAGCGAACGTGTCGCGGACGATCTCTGGTACGACTTCAAGTTGATCCTCGACGACAGCCAGCGCCTCTACTGCACCGAGGTGATCCGTCAGGCCTATGCGCGCGCGGCGCCGCAGGCCGCGCCGGTGCCGCAGCACCTGTCGAACGTCGGCGCCCTGGTCGAAACCTTCCCGATGCAGGAACTCGGCGCCACCGGCCGCGAAGTGTTCCTGGCCGACGACCTGCAACTGGACCCGCGTTTCGAGACGATCCTGGAATTGCGCGCACCCGCCGCCGTGGCACGCAGCGAGCGCATGGACCAGGCGTTTCGCGCAATCTTCGCGCGCCTGCGCGGACCGCAGCGCGAAGCGGCGCTGGCCGAGATCGACGCGGCGATACCACCCGGCCCACTGGCCGTGACCTACGCCTTCGGCGGCGGCTACTTCGAATACCAGCGCCTGCCGCCGGCCTCACGCGGCCGGATCGCCGGGCTTGCGAATCTGGTGACGCAGCGGATGAAGGCGGAGGATTCGGAGCGCTGAGCGCCGTTCCCGCGTCTAACTGCCGCAGGAGGCACCCCGCAGAATGAACCTGCTGCGGCATGGCCGTTGCCCTCACCCACCGCTCGCTGCGCGAGCTTTGTTTATAGAAAGGGCAGGATCGGTCCGGCCGGCACGATGCCGCTAGGATTGATCTGCCTGTGGCTGCTGTAATAGTGCTGCTTGATGTGCCTGAAGTTCACGGTGCTGCCGATCTGCGGAATTGCGTACAGGCGCTCCAGATAGGCTTCGAGCCGCGCATAGTCCTTGATCCGCCGCAGATTGCACTTGAAGTGGCCGTGATAGACGGCATCGAAGCGGATCAGCGTGGTGAACAAGCGGATGTCGGCCTCGCTGAGCTGTTCGCCGACCAGCCAGTCGCGGCCCTTCAGGTGCGTCTCCAGCCAGTCGAGCGCGCAAAACAGTTCGCCGACCGCTTCATCGTAGGCCGCCTGCGTGCTCGCGAAGCCGGCCTTGTAGACCCCGTTGTTGACCTGATCGTAGACGCGCGCATTGACCGCATCGATCTGCTCGCGCCGTTCGGCCGGATACAGGTCATGCAGGTCCCGATTGGCGTAAGCATCGAAGGCGCGATTGAGCATTCGCAGCAGATCGGCCGATTCGTTGTTGACGATGCTGCCGTGGCGCCTGTCCCACAGCACCGGCACGGTCACGCGACCGGAATAATCCGGTTTGGCGCGCACATAGAGCTCATGCAGATGCCGGGCGCCGAACAGCGGGTCGGGAATGCAGTCGCGGCCGTCGCTGAAACTCCAGCCCTGCTCGCCCATATAAGGATCGACGATCGATACCGGAATCGCCTCTTCCAGGCCCTTGAGCGCGCGTACGATCAGCGTGCGATGCGCCCAGGGGCAGGCCAGTGACACGTACAGCCGGTAGCGCCCCGGTTCAGCCGGATAGCGCGCATCGGGATCGGTTTCCACGCTGTCGCGGAACGAGGAGTCCCAGCGCACGAAGCGACCCTCGTTGTTGTCGGTGTCGTATCCAGCCTGCTGCCAGATCCCATCAACCAGCTTGCCCATGGGCTCGCTCCTGTTCGTGTCTGGACTCGACGGTGCCAGCCGCGCCTGAATCGGGCTTGAGCGGCTTGTATGGTCTATCCCGCGTCCCGCTCCGATTCGAGCGCCGCGACCCGTGCTTCGAGGGCATCGATGCGGGCAAGCAGGGTGGCGCTGTCGGTGCCGCCCCGGCTGTTGCCGCCGGATACCGGTTCGGCAGGAATCGCATCCTCGCCGCACAGCAGATGGGCGAAGCGCGACGCGGCCTGCCCCGGTGCGCGCGGCAACTGCTTGACCAGCGGCTCGGCTCGATCGCTCAGCAGCTCCAGTGCTTCGTCGACGCCGGCGGCATCGCCCGGGCCACCCAGGGCGCTGGCGTTGCTGCGCAGCTCCGCGGCGGTCTGCGGGCCGCGCAGCATCAGCGTGACCAGCAGCGCCATGGTCGGAGCCTTGAGCAGCATCTGGTGCTGGAACTGCTGGCGCCATTTCGGCACGCGGCCGCTGTAGTCGTCACGCGTGGCGAACTTCATGGCTTCGAGGTCCGCCAGGGCGCCGCCGACGTCGCGTTCGCTCAGGCTCATGATCGGATTGCGCACGGTCTTCTGGTTGCAGGCGGCCATGATCGCGTTGACGGTCATCGGGTAGTACTGCGGCGTGGTGATCGATTTCTCGACGAGCGAGGCGATCACACGGGCCTGGGCGGGCGTCAGCAAGGGGTCGGACATGGAGGCTCGGCTATGGCGGGGTCGTGGCGCGATCTTAGGGCAGC is drawn from Banduia mediterranea and contains these coding sequences:
- a CDS encoding glutathione S-transferase family protein; this encodes MGKLVDGIWQQAGYDTDNNEGRFVRWDSSFRDSVETDPDARYPAEPGRYRLYVSLACPWAHRTLIVRALKGLEEAIPVSIVDPYMGEQGWSFSDGRDCIPDPLFGARHLHELYVRAKPDYSGRVTVPVLWDRRHGSIVNNESADLLRMLNRAFDAYANRDLHDLYPAERREQIDAVNARVYDQVNNGVYKAGFASTQAAYDEAVGELFCALDWLETHLKGRDWLVGEQLSEADIRLFTTLIRFDAVYHGHFKCNLRRIKDYARLEAYLERLYAIPQIGSTVNFRHIKQHYYSSHRQINPSGIVPAGPILPFL
- a CDS encoding YceH family protein; translation: MSDPLLTPAQARVIASLVEKSITTPQYYPMTVNAIMAACNQKTVRNPIMSLSERDVGGALADLEAMKFATRDDYSGRVPKWRQQFQHQMLLKAPTMALLVTLMLRGPQTAAELRSNASALGGPGDAAGVDEALELLSDRAEPLVKQLPRAPGQAASRFAHLLCGEDAIPAEPVSGGNSRGGTDSATLLARIDALEARVAALESERDAG
- a CDS encoding YiiX/YebB-like N1pC/P60 family cysteine hydrolase yields the protein MAKLRKNTSGCILAACTVLAGFTASAQEQARPGFENAPTIPPNAATVGECASSADARLDSASETPDVAIDEAVLSQAFRELGRAAGTADPACVPALRARLHALRRLGDRAELAAFDEGTTIAEALRQQAPQLELKAGDVLLLRSPQVVSAAVGQIGLSGSDFSHAAIIGLAPVWRTLDVVEALAGDGVRAEALEEWLDKPFVRFAVLRHRVPEIAQQAAVAAYTDASERVADDLWYDFKLILDDSQRLYCTEVIRQAYARAAPQAAPVPQHLSNVGALVETFPMQELGATGREVFLADDLQLDPRFETILELRAPAAVARSERMDQAFRAIFARLRGPQREAALAEIDAAIPPGPLAVTYAFGGGYFEYQRLPPASRGRIAGLANLVTQRMKAEDSER